A genomic region of Candidatus Eisenbacteria bacterium contains the following coding sequences:
- a CDS encoding T9SS type A sorting domain-containing protein codes for MAFGVSLLLSSQLHIDVSITGNGYTHEHDWEWIYIIVGWNEVLNCHVGFAAVLSAHSAHNRDAMMNQSRTYLFPRVVLRDLMEYPYLSHSRVLSDDWISDETDISTMLTRAGVKVHPMGNEMSELATAPSDHGFEVVDVVPRGWELGEGCGEGDETYMCFGDPQNCDVTIFDICHSESECEDEKYVPWARDGLGENSPVPYYFNVPETIAIEGEYDVEIGNVEFSVIGQPGELLVSWNWFHSRPKPESFVLITRSEDGSGYCRIGEIVENGSVKYNCIISDCTDQRELITDNWRICSSCLTEGNTAGNSIELWVKWPSGRVNKLAMSEPILDDTIEISPKLGIKGNPVHNFCNISYFLPKRNQLSLSVYDIHGRRIRELYAGTSEPGWHSSTWNINNGEDSSLASGVFWVCLEWSGGMVTKQVTVLK; via the coding sequence TTGGCTTTTGGAGTATCACTATTATTATCCAGCCAATTGCATATTGATGTATCGATAACTGGCAATGGGTATACTCATGAGCATGACTGGGAGTGGATTTATATAATTGTAGGTTGGAATGAAGTCCTTAATTGCCATGTGGGGTTTGCCGCTGTATTATCGGCGCACTCAGCACATAATCGTGATGCAATGATGAATCAATCGCGTACATACCTATTTCCTAGAGTTGTATTGAGGGATCTCATGGAATATCCATATCTCAGTCATAGCAGAGTCCTTTCAGATGACTGGATATCGGATGAAACTGATATAAGCACCATGTTAACTCGGGCAGGAGTGAAAGTACACCCTATGGGGAATGAAATGTCGGAGCTTGCAACCGCGCCCAGCGATCATGGTTTTGAAGTTGTAGATGTAGTACCGAGGGGATGGGAATTGGGAGAAGGATGTGGCGAAGGTGATGAAACATATATGTGCTTTGGAGATCCACAAAACTGCGATGTCACCATTTTTGATATATGCCATAGTGAATCGGAATGTGAGGATGAGAAATATGTTCCTTGGGCGAGAGATGGATTGGGAGAAAATTCACCAGTACCTTACTATTTCAATGTTCCGGAAACTATTGCGATTGAAGGGGAATACGATGTTGAGATAGGGAATGTCGAATTCAGTGTAATAGGCCAGCCAGGGGAGCTATTGGTAAGTTGGAACTGGTTCCATTCTCGACCAAAACCAGAATCATTTGTCCTAATTACTCGTTCTGAAGATGGAAGTGGATATTGTAGAATTGGTGAAATTGTAGAAAATGGCTCTGTAAAGTACAATTGTATAATTTCAGATTGTACAGATCAGAGGGAATTAATCACGGATAATTGGAGAATATGTAGCTCATGTCTGACGGAAGGAAACACCGCAGGGAACAGCATCGAACTTTGGGTGAAGTGGCCGTCTGGCAGAGTCAACAAATTGGCAATGTCAGAGCCGATTCTAGATGATACTATTGAGATATCTCCCAAATTGGGCATAAAGGGAAATCCGGTTCACAATTTCTGCAATATTAGTTATTTTCTACCCAAAAGAAATCAACTTTCATTAAGTGTATATGATATTCATGGTCGCAGAATTAGAGAGTTATATGCGGGTACTAGTGAACCGGGTTGGCATTCATCAACCTGGAATATTAATAATGGGGAGGATAGTTCCCTTGCTAGCGGAGTGTTTTGGGTTTGTTTAGAATGGTCCGGTGGGATGGTAACGAAGCAAGTTACAGTACTAAAATAA
- a CDS encoding T9SS type A sorting domain-containing protein: protein MNLNWIVIRVLIVVLILVMLLLTPSLTRAEEGAVAWIHLSESLLQPQEGGRDNYYIGDGPNIFAFLYVDSVPGGFVSGQEIASKIVIDDASIIVEGFTPIGRWGPEYSPLDEFSEWPTLPGEPIPAAIGYWTLRFLNGRRSQAQISLVHYTGFDGRDSTVIPAIALTGTGTAVPIRSLYGAGINCHPPESHKYEDENPLVQLTWRDRNDRKNRTKFPGGSDWGNLRLDILYPGRIRWGELGVVVRDGEGLIREPIFHLGPDNNPLAMNHGWIADPPEDGPGGPCGYFCFEHPSGKSARRLSIDIPIRLPGSKRPAIIQVPWVVLETPGKVRDTLWASMPDAEVTILEGASAPEALIQAWTPRRIQVGKPLNMTVLGDDLDNLRGFGLNSDHNGYSGLSMEVLRDGRQINLSLASGISEPGFYRLQTQDVWGNHQSTRRGIQVRPRNDGLNDRPVEPGGRDRDNPWWLESVDADYIIVTPDELDDFADLLGDFITNTRKYRVALMRLSEIGENFGIGGVADSLAIKMALAHAYWNWETQPLYALLIGDADENGQDILPTPHKNYDHSTGHDKTFAYDFWYGDIEETSDNNREIVIGRLPCTTFQDILNYRAKLYSYESENTRDLVSFIVGDAYINTNNANRRAAAERLVAYINNMNGGLTPEAIFSFDYQQAGGDWKEAGRQDIIEIFNGTFYGVSPAIVDFFGNNNGYCVVTYFLSLEPCVDSNFNSSQLSNSGALPVIFLSTCLNAAFDEWYSVPEDFLLTPNVGAVAAVGRSHVSDADANEVLQKLFYLELDQNSNSSLGFQLNGSVEGYINSPYCSSFEKKWTAEMTTIFGDPSLVVHTSLESTTLISSFEAAGAVPRQNVLDEAEGWVSSNLEEDCSITRLVHSGVHESCCNGLPEDDIMAVEGQRMMRLCARHVSDGQPEKGAWSIFKPADTSINSQKAILSYWIYQERGPSGQGKVFLDLITESGRKLSEWPITDQYGNLFDPTQRTFPLGEWRHVHARIGSEWLEERIERVVLRYEEPANSNSDVRAYIDELFIGEWTEGTIEGEQNLILNGDFSVDMNADNRPEFWTGPHTNLQALPEAYCVFDGILLSPDVGSPAIMTQLLPEMFYLRDCYDLHFLVKGGDGNTTLAVRLRNLETGEVESEYFFSPTTEWVEYSEYLSAGPPPTILEFEVVEGSAIIDKVRTEQCNTTGPIIPDAEHSIRQEFQASPNPAMNVIRLNWNHPSHTQWSVDVFSLDGRRVHHQAVELMDGNTSVDLNINAGSHSGLPSGVYFVSAKSGDIRYQSRVVLVK, encoded by the coding sequence ATGAATTTGAATTGGATAGTTATACGGGTTTTGATTGTGGTGCTCATTCTTGTCATGTTGCTCCTTACCCCATCCCTGACTCGCGCCGAGGAGGGGGCAGTAGCCTGGATTCATTTGTCGGAATCTCTATTGCAGCCTCAGGAGGGTGGGAGAGATAATTATTATATTGGTGATGGACCTAATATCTTCGCCTTCCTTTACGTAGATAGTGTGCCGGGTGGTTTTGTTAGCGGCCAGGAGATAGCCTCTAAGATTGTCATTGATGACGCCTCGATTATAGTCGAAGGATTTACACCTATTGGGCGTTGGGGACCCGAATACTCGCCTCTAGATGAGTTCTCAGAATGGCCAACATTGCCTGGAGAACCAATACCTGCCGCGATTGGGTATTGGACACTTAGGTTTCTGAATGGAAGACGGTCTCAAGCACAGATATCATTAGTACATTACACAGGTTTTGATGGGCGAGACTCAACGGTTATTCCTGCAATTGCATTGACTGGAACTGGCACAGCCGTCCCAATTCGGTCTTTGTATGGAGCAGGGATTAATTGTCATCCACCGGAATCACACAAATATGAAGATGAAAATCCATTAGTTCAGCTCACTTGGCGGGATCGAAATGATCGAAAGAATCGAACTAAGTTTCCCGGCGGGAGTGATTGGGGAAACCTTAGATTAGATATTCTGTATCCCGGTCGAATAAGGTGGGGGGAATTAGGCGTTGTAGTCAGAGATGGTGAAGGTTTGATTCGAGAACCGATCTTTCACCTTGGACCTGATAATAATCCTCTGGCAATGAATCATGGGTGGATTGCAGATCCTCCTGAGGACGGTCCTGGGGGGCCCTGTGGATACTTCTGCTTTGAGCACCCTTCAGGAAAGAGTGCGCGACGACTTTCAATTGATATTCCCATCAGGCTACCAGGATCAAAGCGTCCTGCAATAATCCAAGTTCCTTGGGTGGTGCTCGAGACCCCTGGGAAGGTGAGGGATACGCTCTGGGCATCAATGCCGGATGCTGAAGTAACAATTCTTGAGGGAGCCTCTGCGCCGGAAGCACTAATACAGGCTTGGACACCACGTCGAATACAGGTTGGCAAGCCTCTTAATATGACTGTTCTTGGGGATGATCTTGATAATTTGAGGGGTTTTGGTCTCAATTCAGATCATAATGGGTATTCAGGGCTCAGTATGGAGGTTCTTCGCGATGGAAGACAAATTAATCTATCTCTAGCTTCTGGAATCTCAGAACCTGGGTTCTACAGGCTACAAACACAGGATGTGTGGGGTAATCACCAATCAACCCGAAGAGGAATACAGGTTCGTCCTCGCAATGACGGATTAAACGATCGCCCAGTTGAGCCGGGAGGTAGAGATCGTGATAATCCTTGGTGGTTGGAGAGCGTTGATGCAGATTACATTATTGTAACACCTGATGAATTAGATGATTTCGCGGACCTACTCGGAGATTTTATCACAAACACCAGAAAGTACCGAGTTGCTCTAATGAGGCTTTCGGAGATTGGCGAGAACTTCGGGATTGGAGGTGTTGCTGATTCGTTGGCCATCAAGATGGCACTTGCCCATGCGTATTGGAACTGGGAGACACAACCTCTATATGCGTTGTTAATCGGAGACGCTGACGAAAACGGGCAGGATATCTTACCTACACCACATAAAAATTACGATCATTCAACCGGTCACGACAAGACCTTTGCTTATGATTTTTGGTACGGTGATATTGAAGAGACATCAGATAATAATCGTGAGATTGTAATTGGTCGTCTTCCTTGTACAACATTTCAAGATATTCTAAACTATCGGGCCAAATTATATAGTTATGAATCAGAAAATACAAGAGATCTTGTTAGTTTTATTGTAGGCGATGCATATATAAATACGAATAATGCCAATAGACGCGCTGCTGCTGAGCGCCTGGTTGCATATATCAATAATATGAATGGTGGCTTAACCCCGGAAGCTATATTTTCATTTGATTATCAGCAAGCTGGTGGTGATTGGAAAGAGGCAGGGCGTCAAGATATCATTGAGATATTTAATGGTACATTTTATGGCGTATCTCCGGCAATAGTAGATTTCTTTGGGAATAATAATGGTTACTGTGTTGTAACATATTTTCTTAGCCTCGAACCTTGCGTTGACAGCAATTTCAATTCATCGCAGCTTTCTAATTCTGGTGCTCTGCCTGTAATATTCTTAAGTACATGTCTTAATGCTGCTTTTGATGAGTGGTATTCCGTTCCCGAGGATTTTCTATTGACGCCTAACGTGGGAGCTGTTGCTGCCGTAGGCAGAAGCCATGTGTCAGATGCTGATGCAAATGAAGTGCTTCAAAAATTGTTTTACCTAGAACTTGATCAAAACAGTAACTCAAGTTTGGGTTTCCAGTTGAATGGTTCAGTAGAAGGATACATAAATAGTCCTTATTGTTCAAGCTTCGAGAAGAAGTGGACTGCAGAGATGACTACTATCTTCGGGGATCCATCCCTTGTGGTACATACTTCTCTTGAATCAACAACTCTCATTAGCTCATTTGAAGCAGCCGGAGCTGTTCCTCGGCAGAATGTATTGGATGAAGCCGAAGGATGGGTGTCATCTAATCTTGAAGAAGATTGTTCAATAACCAGACTTGTTCATAGCGGTGTTCATGAATCTTGCTGCAATGGATTGCCCGAGGACGACATTATGGCTGTCGAAGGTCAAAGGATGATGCGTTTGTGCGCGAGGCATGTCTCTGACGGACAGCCAGAAAAAGGAGCCTGGTCGATATTTAAACCCGCGGATACCAGCATCAATTCTCAGAAGGCCATTCTTTCCTATTGGATATATCAAGAAAGAGGACCCTCAGGCCAAGGGAAAGTATTTTTGGACCTTATAACTGAATCAGGAAGAAAACTTTCCGAATGGCCGATAACGGACCAATATGGGAATCTCTTTGATCCTACACAAAGGACATTTCCACTGGGAGAATGGCGCCATGTACATGCACGAATTGGATCTGAATGGTTGGAGGAGCGAATCGAGCGAGTTGTCCTTCGTTACGAGGAACCAGCGAATAGTAACAGCGATGTTCGAGCCTACATTGATGAACTCTTTATTGGTGAATGGACTGAGGGCACTATTGAAGGTGAGCAGAACTTAATACTCAATGGTGATTTCTCGGTGGATATGAATGCAGATAATCGACCGGAATTTTGGACCGGACCTCATACGAACCTCCAGGCCCTCCCTGAGGCATATTGTGTTTTTGACGGAATCCTTTTATCACCGGATGTTGGAAGCCCGGCAATAATGACTCAATTGCTGCCCGAGATGTTTTATCTCCGAGATTGCTATGATCTCCATTTTCTAGTAAAGGGCGGAGACGGTAATACGACCCTCGCCGTTCGGTTACGAAATCTAGAGACCGGAGAGGTTGAGAGCGAGTACTTCTTCTCACCAACAACAGAATGGGTTGAGTATTCCGAATATCTTTCTGCTGGCCCACCTCCTACGATTCTTGAATTTGAGGTGGTAGAGGGCTCGGCGATAATTGATAAAGTAAGAACAGAGCAATGCAACACTACTGGACCGATTATACCGGATGCTGAACATAGCATCAGACAAGAATTTCAAGCTTCGCCGAATCCCGCGATGAATGTCATCCGCTTGAACTGGAATCATCCAAGCCATACTCAGTGGAGTGTCGACGTATTCTCTCTCGATGGTCGAAGGGTACATCATCAGGCTGTGGAATTGATGGATGGAAATACAAGTGTTGATCTGAATATCAATGCTGGAAGTCATTCAGGGCTTCCTTCCGGTGTCTACTTTGTTTCTGCAAAATCAGGTGATATTAGATATCAGAGCCGCGTGGTGTTAGTGAAATAG